In a genomic window of Phacochoerus africanus isolate WHEZ1 chromosome 6, ROS_Pafr_v1, whole genome shotgun sequence:
- the RPS27 gene encoding 40S ribosomal protein S27: MPLAKDLLHPSPEEEKRKHKKKRLVQSPNSYFMDVKCPGCYKITTVFSHAQTVVLCVGCSTVLCQPTGGKARLTEGCSFRRKQH, encoded by the exons ATGCCT CTCGCAAAGGATCTCCTTCATCCCTCTCcagaagaggagaagaggaaacaCAAGAAGAAGCGCCTGGTGCAGAGCCCCAATTCCTATTTCATGGATGTGAAATGCCCAG GATGCTATAAAATCACCACCGTCTTTAGCCATGCACAAACAGTAGTTTTGTGTGTTGGCTGCTCTACTGTCCTCTGCCAGCCTACAGGAGGAAAAGCAAGGCTTACAGAAG GATGCTCCTTCAGACGGAAGCAGCACTAA
- the RAB13 gene encoding ras-related protein Rab-13: MAKAYDHLFKLLLIGDSGVGKTCLIIRFAEDNFNNTYISTIGIDFKIRTVDIEGKKIKLQVWDTAGQERFKTITTAYYRGAMGIILVYDITDEKSFENIQNWMKSIKENASTGVERLLLGNKCDMEAKRKVQKEQADKLAREHGIRFFETSAKSSMNVDEAFSSLARDILLKSGGRRLGNSNKPHSTDLKTCDKKNTNKCSLG, from the exons ATGGCCAAAGCCTACGACCACCTCTTCAAGTTGCTGCTGATCGGGGACTCAGGGGTGGGCAAGACTTGTCTGATCATTCGCTTTGCAGAGGACAACTTCAACAACACATACATCTCCACCATCG GAATTGATTTCAAGATTCGCACTGTGGATATAGAGGGGAAAAAGATCAAACTGCAAGTCTG GGACACGGCTGGCCAAGAGCGATTCAAGACGATAACTACCGCCTATTACCGTGGAGCCATG GGCATTATCCTAGTATACGACATCACAGATGAGAAATCCTTTGAGAACATTCAGAACTGGATGAAGAGCATCAAAGAG AATGCCTCCACTGGGGTAGAGCGCCTCTTACTGGGGAACAAGTGTGACATGGAGGCCAAGAGGAAGGTACAGAAGGAGCAAGCCGATAAG TTGGCCCGGGAGCATGGAATCCGTTTTTTCGAGACAAGTGCCAAATCCAGTATGAACGTAGATGAG GCCTTTAGTTCCCTGGCCCGGGACATCTTGCTCAAGTCAGGAGGCCGGAGATTG GGAAACAGCAACAAGCCCCACAGCACTGACCTGAAAACTTGTGACAAGAAGAACACCAACAAGTGCTCCCTGGGCTGA